The window GCGCTGCGGCGCAACTGACGTCGATCGTCTGTCGGCACGCCGTATCGAGACGCCGGCCGCGTGGCAGTCGCCGTCGCGCCGACGGCCGTGGTACATCCGTGGCATGGGTGGCCATCACCGGCGCGTGGTACGACCGCGCAGCGCTGACGCCGCGATCGACCGGCCGAACGATCGCGCAGCGTGGGTCGAGCGGTTGCGCCAGACGGGTATTCGGATCGACCGCGAGGGGCGGCTGTGGCACGAGGGGGAGGAGATCCGGCACGAGGGGCTGCGACGGGCGTTGCTCCGGTGGCTCGACCGCCTCGACGACGGCCGGCGCGTGCTCCGGCTCGACGCCGAGCGGTACGCGTACGTCGATGTCGAAGACGCCGATCTGATCGCCACGTCTGCCCGCTGGGAGGGCGACCGCGCGTGGATTCGCACGAACGACGGCGCCGAGGAGGAACTCGACTACGGGACGCTTCGGGTCGGGGCCGGCGATGCGCTGTACTGTGCGGTGCGCGGCGGCCGGCTGGTCGCGCGCATTGCGACTCCAGCCTACTATGCGCTCGCTCAGCGGATCGAGGAGACCCCGCACGGGTTCGCGCTCCGCGCCAACGGTCGGCTCTACCCACTTGCGGATGGCACGGGGTCGTCACAATGAAACGGCCGGCTCCGATCGCACACCTGCGAACGCGGACGCCATAGGC of the Deltaproteobacteria bacterium genome contains:
- a CDS encoding DUF1285 domain-containing protein: MGGHHRRVVRPRSADAAIDRPNDRAAWVERLRQTGIRIDREGRLWHEGEEIRHEGLRRALLRWLDRLDDGRRVLRLDAERYAYVDVEDADLIATSARWEGDRAWIRTNDGAEEELDYGTLRVGAGDALYCAVRGGRLVARIATPAYYALAQRIEETPHGFALRANGRLYPLADGTGSSQ